Proteins encoded by one window of Lathyrus oleraceus cultivar Zhongwan6 chromosome 1, CAAS_Psat_ZW6_1.0, whole genome shotgun sequence:
- the LOC127136613 gene encoding GATA transcription factor 21, protein MSMTPTYPYSLSSPPMPFDLNNNEDHNHHLFYTNIHQPSSSSSSLSYSTLFNQNQNQGDSYSYEPNHLQSDVQVMKFVPSSGSRDHQEVKKENENAEFEAEDSSSMKWMPSKKRIVKRMMEDQRVSEHKFEKEKLLPHEGTDYSSNNNCSNNNNMIVRVCSDCHTTKTPLWRGGPAGPKSLCNACGIRQRKARRALAAAASANGEIHVAAEKPYVKGKKLKTKRKRSKTDECAPPQLKRKGKIGNKSTSFEDLITSLSNNFASHQVFPQDEKEAAILLMALSSGLLHEFDSS, encoded by the exons ATGTCCATGACACCAACTTATCCTTATTCACTATCTTCTCCTCCTATGCCTTTTGATCTTAATAACAATGAAGATCACAATCATCATCTCTTCTATACAAATATTCATCAACcctcttcttcatcttcttctctaTCATATTCCACACTtttcaaccaaaatcaaaatcAAGGAGACTCTTATTCTTATGAACCAAATCACTTACAAAGTGATGTACAG GTTATGAAGTTTGTTCCTTCTAGTGGATCACGTGATCATCAAGAAGTAAAGAAAGAAAATGAGAATGCAGAATTTGAAGCCGAGGATAGTAGTTCAATGAAGTGGATGCCATCAAAGAAGAGAATAGTTAAGAGAATGATGGAAGATCAAAGAGTTTCTGAGCACAAATTTGAAAAAGAAAAGCTATTACCACATGAAGGAACTGATTATAGTAGCAACAACAATTGCTCAAACAACAACAATATGATTGTTAGGGTTTGTAGTGATTGCCACACAACTAAGACCCCTCTATGGAGAGGTGGACCAGCAGGTCCTAAG TCTCTCTGCAATGCCTGCGGGATTCGACAAAGGAAAGCACGGCGCGCCCTCGCAGCAGCTGCGTCTGCAAATGGTGAGATTCATGTGGCTGCTGAGAAACCCTATGTGAAAGGAAAGAAGTTGAAAACCAAAAGGAAAAGGTCAAAAACTGATGAATGTGCACCACCACAGTTGAAGAGGAAGGGTAAAATTGGAAACAAAAGTACTAGTTTTGAAGATTTGATAACAAGTTTGAGTAACAACTTTGCTTCTCATCAAGTTTTTCCTCAAGATGAGAAAGAGGCTGCTATTCTACTCATGGCTTTGTCTTCTGGTTTACTTCATGAATTTGATTCCTCCTAA